The following are encoded together in the Bradyrhizobium algeriense genome:
- the cpaB gene encoding Flp pilus assembly protein CpaB gives MNIARVVVLIIALGAGGVAAYLARGTEETSRPTAEPVAQLPTAEILVAKSDIGLGQLVKPEDLQWQTWPASAAGSNLVNRASRAEAIKEIAGSIARSPFIAGEPIREQKLVKANGSGFMAAILPTGMRAISTEISPETGAGGFILPNDRVDVILSKREKNPDGKGADVMQSEIILSNIRVLAIDQAPKEKEGINTLVGRTVTLELKPEQAELLARSRQSGTLSLALRSITDINATAEGQSEDQIKKRSETVNVVRYGVANQTTAQK, from the coding sequence ATGAATATCGCACGTGTCGTCGTTCTGATCATCGCCTTGGGTGCCGGCGGGGTCGCCGCCTATCTCGCCCGTGGCACGGAAGAAACATCGCGCCCGACGGCCGAACCGGTCGCGCAATTGCCGACGGCGGAGATTCTGGTCGCGAAGTCCGACATCGGGCTCGGCCAACTGGTCAAGCCAGAAGATCTGCAATGGCAGACCTGGCCGGCTTCAGCCGCGGGCAGCAATCTGGTCAACCGCGCCAGCAGGGCCGAAGCCATCAAGGAAATCGCCGGTTCGATCGCACGCTCTCCCTTCATCGCGGGCGAGCCGATCCGTGAGCAGAAGCTGGTCAAGGCCAACGGTTCCGGCTTCATGGCGGCCATCCTGCCGACCGGCATGCGGGCGATCTCGACCGAGATCTCGCCGGAAACCGGCGCCGGCGGCTTCATCCTGCCCAATGACCGCGTCGACGTCATCCTCTCCAAGCGCGAAAAAAATCCGGATGGCAAGGGCGCCGACGTCATGCAGTCCGAAATCATTCTCTCCAATATCCGCGTGCTGGCGATCGATCAGGCGCCGAAGGAAAAAGAGGGCATCAACACCCTCGTCGGCCGCACCGTCACGCTCGAACTGAAGCCCGAGCAGGCCGAGTTGCTGGCGCGCTCGCGCCAAAGCGGCACGCTGTCGCTCGCGCTGCGCAGCATCACCGATATCAACGCGACGGCCGAAGGCCAGTCCGAGGATCAAATTAAAAAGCGAAGCGAGACCGTCAACGTGGTTCGCTACGGGGTCGCCAATCAAACGACGGCACAGAAGTGA